Proteins encoded within one genomic window of Oryza glaberrima chromosome 12, OglaRS2, whole genome shotgun sequence:
- the LOC127756640 gene encoding uncharacterized protein LOC127756640, whose protein sequence is MDSPPPPPSLPPASPLPLPTWQPDPSPAVLPWPDLLAGAAAATRRLIAAHSRHFLALSSLLLLPLSLLLLSLPAPFLPPVSPSVSLRSTPPPPQALPLPLLAAAALLYLAAFAAAAASAHAGFFGRSVKLLASLLSVPASLLRLLLTALPAAPLLLLPLLPLPFPLTAALAVLGLLLLVPFWSLAGAAAVVESSAGVSPLRQSFRLLSGARLAALSAFLVFGAGIGVTLWGFGGVAAETYDASAGWAGMAPVVVKAVVGTAVLVVLMLYGMVTNVVLYMHCRALHGELTGEIYNEFANSYVFLPFDEGKDRHVVSVVTVWP, encoded by the coding sequence AtggactcgccgccgccgccgccgtctctcccgccggcgagcccgCTACCCCTCCCGACGTGGCAGCCCGATCCGTCGCCGGCCGTCCTCCCCTGGCcggacctcctcgccggcgcggccgccgccacgcgccgcctCATCGCCGCCCACTCCCGCCACTTCCTCGCCCTCtcgtccctcctcctcctcccgctctccctcctcctcctctccctcccggctccCTTCCTCCCGCCCGTCTCCCCCTCCGTCTCGctccgctccacgccgccgccgccgcaggcgctCCCCctcccgctcctcgccgccgccgcgctcctctacctcgccgccttcgccgccgccgccgccagcgcgcaCGCGGGGTTCTTCGGCCGCTCAGTCAAGCTGCTCGCCTCGCTGCTCTCCGTGCCCGcgtccctcctccgcctcctcctcacggCGCTCCCGGCCGCGCCGCTGTTGCTTCTCCCGCTCCTCCCGCTCCCGTTCCCGCtgaccgccgccctcgccgttcTTGGCCTCCTCCTGTTAGTCCCCTTCTGgtccctcgccggcgccgccgccgtcgtcgagtcCAGCGCCGGTGTGTCCCCGCTGCGGCAGAGCTTCCGGTTGCTCAGtggcgcgcgcctcgccgcgctctCTGCGTTCTTGGTGTTCGGCGCCGGGATAGGGGTCACGCTATGGGGATTTGGTGGGGTGGCCGCGGAGACCTATGATGCCAGTGCTGGGTGGGCCGGCATGGCGCCGGTGGTAGTCAAGGCGGTGGTCGGAACGGCAGTGCTGGTGGTTCTGATGCTTTATGGAATGGTGACCAACGTTGTGCTCTATATGCATTGCCGCGCGCTTCACGGGGAGCTCACGGGGGAGATCTACAATGAATTCGCCAACTCGTATGTCTTCCTGCCATTCGACGAGGGCAAGGATCGGCATGTAGTGTCAGTGGTGACAGTTTGGCCATGA